A genome region from Cystobacter fuscus DSM 2262 includes the following:
- a CDS encoding S1 family peptidase has protein sequence MRGGRLRWLAAWGGLWGASLGACAPVSSEVDGTLASRGDAVVGGTEAPGDGAVVALVARRVRCSGESLTLLCSGTLIAPDVVLTAAHCLDVFGPEGAYEVFFGARLPSETHTEGRFVRVARAVRHPDYERETHAHDVALLRLAVAVEVPSPRLPGPGEDVLTPGGAARVVGFGDTRDANALPGVRRQGGLRVTEVRPDAFLAGPDPAMSCVGDSGGPVLVRDAEGGEVLAGVTVSGDFACQKEAVNLRVDAVRDSFLQPFLDERPEPPGRGLALDALCTQACTRDADCPAGLACAETSDASRRCFLPALQPGDYGAPCAEDAQCGAGGVCARLEPEGDDSCRCFTPCAEPVSEPPSEPPSEPSKGEDLPRGCMGAPGPGALAPGAVAAWLYLRRGPLPRARRATGRCRASSCAG, from the coding sequence GTGAGGGGGGGCAGGCTCCGGTGGCTCGCCGCGTGGGGGGGGCTGTGGGGGGCGAGCCTCGGCGCCTGCGCGCCTGTTTCTTCCGAGGTGGACGGGACCCTGGCCTCTCGGGGGGACGCGGTGGTGGGAGGCACGGAGGCACCCGGGGATGGGGCGGTAGTGGCGCTGGTGGCCCGGCGGGTGCGCTGCTCGGGGGAGTCCCTGACGCTGCTGTGCTCGGGGACACTCATCGCCCCGGACGTGGTGCTGACGGCGGCGCATTGCCTGGACGTCTTCGGTCCGGAGGGCGCCTATGAGGTCTTCTTCGGTGCGCGGTTGCCGTCGGAGACGCACACCGAGGGGCGCTTCGTCCGGGTGGCGCGCGCGGTGCGGCACCCGGACTATGAGCGGGAGACCCACGCCCACGACGTGGCCCTGTTGCGCCTGGCGGTCGCGGTGGAGGTGCCCTCCCCGCGGCTTCCCGGCCCGGGCGAGGACGTGCTGACGCCGGGCGGGGCCGCGCGCGTGGTGGGTTTTGGCGACACGCGGGACGCAAACGCGCTCCCGGGAGTGCGGCGCCAGGGGGGACTGCGCGTGACGGAGGTGCGGCCGGACGCCTTCCTCGCCGGGCCGGATCCCGCGATGAGCTGCGTGGGCGACAGCGGCGGGCCCGTGCTGGTGCGGGACGCGGAGGGCGGCGAGGTGCTCGCGGGCGTCACCGTGAGTGGCGACTTCGCCTGCCAGAAGGAGGCCGTCAACCTGAGGGTGGATGCGGTGCGCGACTCCTTCCTCCAGCCCTTCCTCGACGAGCGCCCGGAGCCGCCCGGCCGGGGGCTCGCCCTGGACGCCCTCTGCACACAGGCCTGCACGCGTGACGCGGACTGCCCCGCGGGCCTCGCCTGCGCCGAGACGTCGGACGCCTCGCGCCGCTGCTTCCTGCCCGCGCTTCAACCGGGAGACTATGGCGCCCCGTGCGCCGAGGACGCCCAGTGCGGAGCCGGGGGTGTGTGCGCGCGTCTGGAGCCCGAGGGCGATGACTCGTGCCGCTGTTTCACCCCGTGCGCGGAGCCCGTCTCCGAGCCCCCTTCCGAGCCCCCTTCCGAGCCTTCCAAAGGGGAGGACCTCCCCCGGGGCTGCATGGGCGCGCCGGGCCCGGGAGCTCTGGCGCCGGGAGCAGTCGCCGCGTGGCTGTACCTCCGCCGGGGGCCGCTCCCGCGAGCGCGGCGGGCTACCGGGCGTTGCCGCGCTTCATCTTGCGCCGGGTGA
- a CDS encoding CheR family methyltransferase, producing the protein MTDAECRELLRWAAPRLGLREEGFRRVRAQVCKRVGRRMKALGLSGLDAYVARLEADPAERAVLDALCRVTISRFYRDSALFDALLEPLLPQVLASARARGESCLRVWSAGCASGEEPYSVSVLFRRGLAPRFPDFRLELVATDADASLLERARRGCYRRATLRELPAAWRHEAFTPLGDEDCLRPEYREGLDFRREDLREHMPEGPFHLVLCRNVAFTYFAPPVQRQVLARLLTRLLPGGLLVLGAHESLPERVPGLTRAAGPDLSLFRWETP; encoded by the coding sequence ATGACGGACGCCGAATGCCGGGAGTTGTTGCGGTGGGCCGCGCCGCGCCTGGGGTTGCGCGAGGAGGGCTTTCGCCGGGTGCGCGCCCAGGTGTGCAAGCGCGTGGGCCGGAGGATGAAGGCGCTGGGGCTGTCCGGCCTGGACGCCTATGTCGCGCGGCTGGAGGCGGATCCGGCCGAGCGGGCCGTGTTGGATGCGCTGTGCCGCGTCACCATCTCCCGCTTCTACCGGGACTCGGCCCTCTTCGACGCGCTGCTCGAGCCGCTGCTGCCCCAGGTGCTGGCGTCCGCGCGCGCCCGGGGGGAGTCCTGCTTGCGCGTCTGGAGTGCGGGGTGCGCCAGCGGCGAGGAGCCCTACAGCGTGTCCGTCCTCTTCCGGCGGGGGCTCGCGCCCCGCTTCCCGGATTTCCGCCTGGAACTGGTGGCCACGGACGCGGACGCCTCGCTCCTGGAGCGCGCCCGGCGGGGTTGCTACCGGCGCGCCACGCTGCGCGAATTGCCCGCCGCGTGGCGGCACGAGGCCTTCACCCCGCTCGGGGACGAGGACTGTCTGCGGCCCGAGTACCGCGAGGGCCTCGACTTCCGCCGGGAGGACTTGCGCGAGCACATGCCCGAGGGCCCCTTCCACCTGGTGCTCTGTCGCAACGTGGCCTTCACCTACTTCGCGCCCCCCGTGCAGCGGCAGGTGCTGGCGCGGCTCCTCACGCGGCTGCTCCCCGGGGGTCTGCTCGTGCTCGGTGCCCACGAGTCCCTCCCCGAACGGGTACCGGGACTCACGCGGGCCGCCGGGCCGGACCTGTCCCTCTTCCGTTGGGAGACGCCGTGA
- a CDS encoding CAP domain-containing protein, producing the protein MPLFRSSLLVLSLGYLAWATLGCGGESEAAPKASARTATTPLATEMLAAHNGARRAAKPTPQPALPALTWSEDAAQVARTYAKQCKFEHNPKRGPYGENLAAAAPAGSKTTAQIVADWVGESADYTHSTNKCAPGKVCGHYTQVVWRKSTQVGCATVTCTKNSPFGAQFPKWQLWVCNYSPPGNFVGQKPY; encoded by the coding sequence ATGCCCCTGTTCCGATCCTCCCTGCTCGTCCTGTCCCTGGGCTACCTGGCCTGGGCCACCCTCGGGTGTGGCGGCGAGAGCGAGGCCGCGCCCAAGGCTTCCGCCAGGACCGCCACCACCCCGCTGGCCACCGAGATGCTCGCCGCGCACAACGGGGCCCGCCGGGCGGCGAAGCCCACCCCCCAGCCCGCGCTGCCCGCCCTGACCTGGTCGGAGGACGCCGCCCAGGTGGCGCGGACGTACGCGAAGCAGTGCAAGTTCGAGCACAACCCCAAGCGCGGCCCCTACGGAGAGAACCTCGCGGCGGCGGCGCCCGCGGGCTCGAAGACGACTGCACAGATCGTGGCCGACTGGGTCGGCGAGTCCGCCGACTACACCCATTCGACCAACAAGTGCGCGCCGGGCAAGGTGTGCGGCCACTACACCCAGGTGGTGTGGCGCAAGAGCACCCAGGTGGGGTGCGCGACGGTCACCTGCACGAAGAACTCCCCCTTCGGCGCGCAGTTCCCCAAGTGGCAGCTCTGGGTGTGCAACTACTCGCCTCCGGGCAACTTCGTGGGACAGAAGCCCTACTAA
- a CDS encoding FKBP-type peptidyl-prolyl cis-trans isomerase, with translation MRKILVVAALFAVAGCQPQGANNAGGASGAGANPQTDEQKTFYALGVTLARQIQVFDMSPEELEYVKAGLTAQVTGKEPVVDIQAFGPKLPELARTRSTARAEKEKVKSKTFLEEAAKESGAERTESGLIYKTLTEGTGAQPTASDIVKVNYRGTLPDGKEFDSSYKRNEPAQFPLNGVIKCWTEGVQKMKVGGKAKLVCPSDLAYGDRGTPGIPGGSALVFEVELLDVQKNEPPPAPPAPEGQPAAPAPQGQPAKK, from the coding sequence ATGCGGAAGATTCTGGTGGTGGCGGCACTGTTCGCCGTGGCGGGTTGTCAGCCGCAGGGAGCCAACAACGCCGGGGGGGCCAGTGGTGCCGGCGCCAACCCGCAGACGGACGAGCAGAAGACCTTCTACGCCCTGGGCGTCACCCTGGCGCGGCAGATCCAGGTGTTCGACATGTCGCCCGAGGAGCTGGAGTACGTCAAGGCGGGTCTGACGGCGCAGGTGACGGGCAAGGAGCCCGTGGTGGACATCCAGGCCTTCGGCCCGAAGCTGCCGGAGCTGGCGCGCACCCGCTCCACGGCGCGGGCGGAGAAGGAGAAGGTGAAGTCCAAGACCTTCCTGGAGGAGGCGGCCAAGGAGTCCGGCGCCGAGCGCACCGAGTCGGGTCTCATCTACAAGACGCTGACCGAGGGCACGGGCGCGCAGCCGACGGCCAGCGACATCGTGAAGGTGAACTACCGGGGCACGCTGCCGGACGGCAAGGAGTTCGACAGCTCCTACAAGCGCAATGAGCCGGCCCAGTTCCCGCTCAACGGCGTCATCAAGTGCTGGACCGAGGGCGTGCAGAAGATGAAGGTGGGCGGCAAGGCCAAGCTCGTGTGCCCGTCGGACCTGGCCTACGGCGACCGCGGCACGCCGGGCATCCCCGGTGGCTCGGCGCTCGTGTTCGAGGTGGAGCTGCTGGACGTGCAGAAGAACGAGCCGCCCCCCGCGCCGCCCGCTCCGGAGGGTCAGCCGGCGGCTCCCGCGCCGCAGGGTCAGCCGGCCAAGAAGTAG
- a CDS encoding hybrid sensor histidine kinase/response regulator, translated as MQAREVLRTSVLLVDDQPADLAALERYLAPFSLHLVKASSGEEALDHVRDEDFALVLMDVRLPGLNGVETARRMRQLLARRPLPLIFLSGASAEEAIVATAYSTGGVDWLNKPVDPERLRAKVRVFVDLYREREALRLRQAELREREREVLDERRRRAELERERLVVELREAVRLRDEFLSVASHELKTPLTPLALRLQLMRQELGRPEVDVERLLGHVEAAGAQVRRVTALMDSLLDATRITSGRLTLRREQDVNLAAVVRDVVSSFELQAARANCPLELEAPARVLGQWDVLRLEQIVTNLLSNALKFGAGGTVSVRVEEDEGWARLTVRDEGIGMDESMRARLFRRFERGVSERHYGGLGLGLFITQQVTEALGGRIRVQSAPGSGSTFIVELPCSAGGEDSGGVTHGA; from the coding sequence GTGCAAGCAAGGGAAGTCCTGCGCACCAGCGTCTTGCTGGTTGATGACCAACCAGCCGACCTGGCTGCCCTGGAGCGCTACCTGGCCCCCTTCTCCCTCCACCTGGTGAAGGCGTCCTCCGGCGAAGAAGCGCTCGATCACGTGCGGGACGAGGACTTCGCGCTCGTGCTCATGGACGTGCGGTTGCCGGGCCTCAATGGGGTGGAGACGGCGCGGCGCATGCGCCAGTTGCTGGCGCGGCGGCCCCTGCCGCTGATCTTCCTCAGCGGAGCGAGCGCCGAGGAAGCCATCGTCGCGACCGCGTACTCGACGGGAGGGGTGGACTGGCTGAACAAGCCGGTGGATCCCGAGCGGCTGCGCGCCAAGGTGCGCGTCTTCGTGGATCTCTACCGGGAGCGCGAGGCGCTGAGGCTGCGGCAGGCGGAGCTGCGCGAGCGCGAGCGCGAGGTGCTGGACGAGCGGCGGCGGCGCGCCGAGCTGGAGCGTGAGCGCCTGGTGGTGGAGCTGCGCGAGGCGGTGCGCCTGCGCGACGAGTTCCTCTCCGTGGCCAGCCACGAGCTGAAGACGCCCCTCACGCCGCTCGCCCTGCGCCTGCAGCTCATGCGGCAGGAGCTGGGCAGGCCCGAGGTGGACGTGGAGCGGCTGCTCGGGCACGTGGAGGCGGCGGGCGCACAGGTACGGCGGGTGACGGCGCTCATGGACAGCCTCTTGGATGCCACGCGAATCACCAGCGGGCGGCTCACGCTGCGCCGCGAGCAGGACGTCAACCTCGCGGCCGTCGTGCGCGACGTGGTGTCCAGCTTCGAACTCCAGGCCGCGCGCGCCAACTGCCCACTGGAGCTGGAGGCTCCCGCCCGGGTGCTGGGTCAGTGGGATGTCTTGAGACTCGAGCAGATCGTGACCAACTTGTTGTCCAATGCGCTCAAGTTCGGCGCGGGCGGCACGGTGAGCGTGCGCGTCGAGGAGGACGAGGGGTGGGCCCGGTTGACCGTGCGCGATGAAGGCATTGGGATGGACGAGTCCATGCGCGCGCGCCTCTTCCGCCGGTTCGAGCGGGGTGTGTCGGAGCGGCACTATGGAGGCCTGGGCCTGGGCCTCTTCATCACCCAGCAGGTCACCGAGGCCCTGGGGGGGCGCATCCGCGTGCAGAGCGCCCCGGGGAGCGGCTCCACCTTCATCGTGGAGTTGCCCTGCTCGGCAGGAGGAGAAGACAGCGGAGGCGTCACGCATGGCGCGTGA